ACGCCGCCTTTGCCATCCACATCTGGCCCAACGCGCCGCACGGGCGTGTAGAGGCGCGCGCCGGCGCCATGATGGCCAGCGCCGACATGATCGAGATCACCGTCACCGGCAAGGGTGGCCACGCCTCCATGCCGCAGGATGCCGTCGATCCCGTGCCCGTCGCCGCCGAAATCGTGATCGCGCTGCAGAGCATGATCACCCGTCGCTTCGCCGCTACCGAGGCGACCGTCCTCACCATCGGCAAGATCGAGGCAGGCACCACCAACAACGTCATCCCCGATTCCGCCTATCTCCTCGGCACGATCCGCACGCTATCGCCCGAACGCCGCGCGGCGATGCGCGAAGCAGCGCGCGAGGTGGCCGAGAACATCGCCCGCGCCCACCGCTGCACCGCCGAGATCAAGATCACGCCAGGCTTCCCGCCGACCATCAACGATGCCCGCGCTGTCGCGCTGGGTGAGACGGTGGCAACGGATCTGGGCGGTGAGCATCCCTGGCAGACCCGCCCCGCGCCCACGATGGGGGCGGAGGACTTCTCCTACGTGCTGGAAAAGATACCGGGCGCGATGTTCTTCGTGGGCGTCGCCGCCAAGGGAGCGGACTGGCAGGATTGCTGCGGCCTGCATTCCACCCACATGGTGCTGGACGAAGCCGTGCTGCCCAAGGGCACCGCCTTCCTCGCCGGCTGCGCTACCCGCTTCCTCGACCGCGGCTTCGACTAGGCGAGCAGCAGCCGCAAGCCGCTGCCGCCCGGCGAGGGCGACAGGATGTCCGCAATAACTGGTGCAACGCAGAGCCCCTGGCGCACCCGACAGGATTCGAACCTGTGGCCTCTGCCTTCGGAGGGCAGCGCTCTATCCAGCTGAGCTACGGGTGCCAGGGGGCAGCGCGTAGCAACGGCTGGCGCACCCGCCAAGCCAAATCTCGCAAGCGGCGCGCGGTTACATCGCGCTTGGCAGTTGTTGCAGGGTTTCGCCGCCCTCGCGAAAAACACGCACGTTGAACCCGCCGCGGCGGCCGTCACGCAAGGGGTAGTAGGTGAGGGCGATCGTTTCGCCGGGTGCGAGGCTGCGGCGCGACCAGCCGGCGCGGCTGAGGTGATTGGGGCTCATGCCTTCGAATGCCCAGCGGTTGCCCGCCGTATCGCGGGCGTAGATGAAGGTGTGCGGATTGGTCCACACCCAGCGTTCGATGGTGAGGTTCTCCAGCCGGGTTTCGCGCCCCCAGTCGAACATCGCCGTCGAGTGGTGCGAGGATGCCGGAATGCTCAGCATTGCCAGCCCCAGAAACACGACCGCGCCGATCGTGCCGGCTTTCTTGGCGAAAAAGCGGTTCATGGCCTCTCCTGTGGCGCGCGACTGGATGCCGCCCTGTCGCCTCACCGGCATCCTGCCAGCATTTGCCGGACACAATCAACCCGCAGCTTGACGGGTCAGCTTGACTTGCCGGCCTGCCGCACAGCACTCTGGGCGCCATCAGGATGTGGCGGAGGGGGTGATGACCATGCGGCGATGGCTTGGGGCGGCGGCATTGGTGGTGGTTTGCACAGGTCCGCTGGCGGCGCAGGACAGTGCCTACGTCCCTCCGCGCGCCAGCCATTACGCGGACGTGACCGGCTGGCCCGACTTCACCGGCGTATGGGATCCCGACCGGTCCGCCCTGTTCGGCCGTGACGGGCGTATCGTCGTGACCCCGAAGCTGACCCCCGCGGCGCAGGCGCAGCTCGATGCGTTCCGCGCGCGGCAGGCCAGCGAGGGAGTAGACCAGTTCATGCAGGTGCACTGTATCCCGCCCGGCATGCCCGGCATCATGCGCCAGCCCTATCCAATCGAATTCCTCTTTTCGCCGGGCCGGGTCACGGTATTTGCAGAGACCTACAGCCAGGCGAGACGCATCACCGTCGATCCCGGGCGCACCCTGCCGACCGATCCCGACCCGCTGTTCAACGGCACGTCGGTGGGGCACTGGGAAGGCGATACGCTGGTGGTCGATACGGTCGGCTTCAATCCGTATGTGACTTACATGGCCGGGGTGACCCCGTCCGGGCAGATGCGGATACACGAGCATTTCTGGCTGTCGGCGGACGATGTGCTGTGGGTGCAAACGACGATCACCGATCCCGGCGTGCTGGCCGAACCCTTCGTGCAGACCATAGCCTATCGCCGCCAGCCGGACTGGGAGATCCGCGAATACGTGTGCAACGAGAACAACCGCCTGGTGGAGGGCGAGGACGGGGCCAATGTCGACCTGGGGCTGGAGGGCACGGATGATCCGTTCGGCCCGCCGCGCGAGTGAGCCCTAGCTCATCGAGCGCAGCACCGGCGGCGTTACCTCCCAGCCGCGCGCCGTGCGTGTGGCCGTGGCCGCGAACCCCTCGCCGCCGAGATTGCTGTAAGTCCGCGTCAGGGCCATCGGTTCGCCGGGCGGGTTCCGCCCCTCGCTAACGGCTTTTCAACGAGTCGAGCGGTATCTGCCGTATCCATGAACGCACCCCACCATCGTTTCGGTATCGGTCGCCCCGTTACCAATGCCAGCGCCACCAGCATGCGTTGGGCTGCGCTGGGGGAGGCGGGCAAGGTGGTCGCCATGCTCGCCGGGATCGAGCCCGAGCGCGAGGACAAGGGTGTGCGCAACTTCCCTGCGCAGATCCGCGACGCCGAACCGTGGCGGCGCGAACTGGCCGACAACGGCTGCATCGACCT
This is a stretch of genomic DNA from Aurantiacibacter arachoides. It encodes these proteins:
- a CDS encoding M20 family metallopeptidase: MLTRSLLDAARGHADAIISLRRAIHAEPELGLETPRTLAKVKAALADLPLEWREGPGCTGAVAVLKGGRPGRSVLLRGDMDALPMTERTGLAFASTIDGRMHACGHDAHTAMLAGAARVLADRRDDLAGEVRFMFQPGEEGFHGARFMLEDGLLGGAGDYPLPDAAFAIHIWPNAPHGRVEARAGAMMASADMIEITVTGKGGHASMPQDAVDPVPVAAEIVIALQSMITRRFAATEATVLTIGKIEAGTTNNVIPDSAYLLGTIRTLSPERRAAMREAAREVAENIARAHRCTAEIKITPGFPPTINDARAVALGETVATDLGGEHPWQTRPAPTMGAEDFSYVLEKIPGAMFFVGVAAKGADWQDCCGLHSTHMVLDEAVLPKGTAFLAGCATRFLDRGFD
- a CDS encoding DUF6152 family protein encodes the protein MNRFFAKKAGTIGAVVFLGLAMLSIPASSHHSTAMFDWGRETRLENLTIERWVWTNPHTFIYARDTAGNRWAFEGMSPNHLSRAGWSRRSLAPGETIALTYYPLRDGRRGGFNVRVFREGGETLQQLPSAM